From the Bradyrhizobium ontarionense genome, the window GGCACCGAGGGACGGCCTTTATATCGATCAGTTGGCGGTCGAACTCGAGACCGATGGAGACTTCGACCTACCGGCTTTCGCGGAAGCCGTTGGTGCCGCCGTCGGGGCGATTGACGTGCTGCGCACGGCCTTTGTCTGGGAAGGACAGGAAGGGCCGCTGCAATTGGTGCTGGATCACGCGCCAATGACGGTAGGGCAGCTCGATTGGCGCTCACTCGACGAGACCGAGGCCGGCGACAAGCTCGAAGCATTTCTTGCCGAAGAACGCAATGCCGGGTTCGATCTTGCAAAGCCGCCGCTGATGCGGATGACGGCTGTGCATTGGTCGGATGGATCCTGGCGACTTGTCACGACCTACCATCACATCATTCTTGACGCATGGTCCATCGTCAACCTGTTCGCCGAAATCCGGAAAAACTATCGGGTGGTGCGTGGTCCCGCACGGACACCTCCGAGCGAGCATCGTTATTCCTTCAAGGACTACGTTCTTTCTCTTCCGGCTCGTCTGAGACCTGATGCAGAGCCGTTTTGGCGCGATGCGTTGTCGAACGTGTCGGGACCGACATCGTTGGCGGTGAAGCGCGCAGGTTCCGAACCCCGGGGCGGTCATCTATGTGCCGAGCACGTTTTCGTTCTCTCGGCGGAGCAGACCGCGCAGATCCGCGCGGCGGCCAAGCGGGCGGCAGTAACCTTGGCGACGCTGGTCGAGGGCGCCTGGGCTCTCTTGCTTGCCCGCTATGCCGGCACCAGCGATGTGCTGTTTGGGATCACCTTCGCAGGCCGCCCGGCGGATCAGCCGGATGCGGCAGCCAAGATCGGCCTCTTCATCAATACCCTGCCGGTGCGAGTCACCGTCAATGCTTCCGATCGAGTCGGGCCGTGGCTGCGCGAGCTGCACCGACAATTTGCCAACCTGCGGGCCCACGAGTTCACGCCACTGCCCAAGATCAAGGAATGGGCGGGCCTGCCGCAGGGGGTGGCGCTGTTTGACAGCGTGATGGCATTCGAGAACATTCCGGGGGCCGTAAGCAAGCCGGACGCTGCACGACAAACGATCGATGCACGAAATGGCCGCTATCTGTTCCGGACCAACTATCCGATCAATGTGATGGTTGTCCCGGCCGATGAGATGATGCTGCGGATCAACTATGATACCGGCCTGTATGACCCGGCCGCCATCGGGCGGGCGATGGAGCATTTCGCGTCGCTGCTCGTTGGGCTTTCCGAAAATGAGCAGAGGAGGCTCGGCGATCTTCCGCTGATGAGCCGCCAGGAGCGCGACGAAGTGCTGGCGGCAGGTCTCGGTCCCGTCGGAGCATATCCGGCAGACCGTTGCATCCACGAACTGTTTGAAGATCAGGCGACCCGGTTTCCCGACGGCATTGCAGTTGTCGACGGTGTGCGCGAATGGACATATCGCGAGCTGGACGAGCGCGCCAACGCGCTCGCCTGGCGGATCATCGAGGCCGGGGTCGGCCCGGAAAAGCGCGTCGTCATCTGTGCCGAACGATCCGCTGAACTCGCGGCCGGGGTCCTTGCGATCCTCAAGGCCGGCGGCGTGCACGTGCCGCTTGATCCGGACTACCCGAAGGCCCGGCTTGCCAGCATGTTGCAGAGGGCGAAGCCGGCGCTGATCCTGTGCGAGCCGTCGCTGCTGGCCCTGCTGCCTGAGAGTCCAGCCATGATCGTGCCGCTGGAGCGATCGATCGATGGCAACAGGTCGGGCGAACGGCCTAGCCGCCGCGCAAAGCCCGACAATGCCGCTTATGTCATCTTCACCTCCGGATCAACCGGCGTGCCGAAGGGAATCGAGCTGGCGCACCGGGGCCTCTGCAACATGATTCCCTGCTGGAACGAGCTGTTTGACGTTCGAGCCGGGGATCGCGTGCTGCAGTTCGCGTCGTTTTCCTTTGACGCCTCCGTTTGGGAGATCTTCTCGGCGCTCATCTCCGGCGCCACGCTTTGTTTCGGTGATCGCGCCACTCTTTATTCCGCTGAGCGTCTGCTGGGTGCATTGCGCGAGCTGCGAATCACACACGCACTACTTCCGCCGTCCCTGCTGGGCGTGCTCGATCCGGACGAACTGCCGCAGCTGCGTTGCGTAGCTGCGATCGGAGAGCGCTGCACGATGGACATCGCGCGGCGCTGGAAGACGGATCGTCGGTTCTACAATGCCTACGGCCCTGCGGAGGCGACGATCACCGATTGCGTGCACGAGGTGCCGGATGTTCGGCGGTCGGTCGGAGATCCGCCTATCGGGCATCCGATGACGAACGTACGCCTGTACGCCCTCGATCCCGATCAGCAATTGGTTCCGAGCGGCGTTGCCGGTGAGCTGCATATCGGGGGCGTCAATCTGGCGCGCGGCTATATCGAGCTCGCCGGCGCGACCGCGGAGAAATTCTTGCCCGATCCGTTTTCCGGCATCCCGGGGGCACGGATGTATCGCACGGGCGACCTTGTTCGCATCAACGATGACGGAGAGTTCGAATATCTCGGTCGAGCGGACTCGCAGGTCAAGATTCGCGGCGTGCGCGTCGAACTCAACGAAGTCGAAGGTGCCCTGCGCCGCCATTCGGCGGTTCGCGACGCCATCGTGGTGGCCCGCGACGTACAGGCCGGATTGCCGGAGCAACGCCTGATCGCCTACTTGATCGTTCCCGATGTGGGGGCTCGCAACGTCGCGAGTTTGCGCAGCTACCTGCGGGGCGTGCTGCCGGAAGCCATGGTGCCGTCGGTCTTCGTCTTCATCGATCGCATGCCTCTCACTCCGAACGGAAAGATCGACAAGAAGGGATTGCCGGATCCTGATTTCTCGCGTTCGGACGCGATAGGCGAGTTCACCGCCCCGCGGAGCGAGATGGAGCGGCGACTGGCCGGGATCTGGGCGAAAGTGCTGCGGCTGGAGAAGGTCGGCATTCGCGACAACTTCTTCGACCTGGGCGGCGATTCGATCGTCAGCATCAGGCTGGTCGCGGCGGCCCAGCGGGCCGGCCTGACCCTCACGCCGCGACTGATCTTCGAAAACCAGACCATTGACGAACTCGCGCGCGCTCTTGCCCCGGGGGGCGGTGCTGTTGCCGCGCCGATCATCCGGCCTGCAGGTCCGTTTCCGGCGACACCGGTTCAGCGCTGGTTTCTGCTGCATGCGGGACGGAACATTTCGCACGAGAACCTCTCGATCGTCCTTCGGGTGGACCCCGGCCTCTCTGAAAGCAAATTGGCCGCCGCACTCCAGCAGCTTGTCGATCGTCACGATTCCCTTCGACTGAAGGCCGAGTGGACCGAAGGCGGAGAATGGCGTCTGCTCATTCGGCCGCCCGGCGCGATGGTGAATTTACAGCGGGTGCGAACGCCGCAGAGGGATGTCTTTGAACAGCTGACGCGGGTACAGGAGCAACTTGTTCCAGAGCGTGGGCAGGTGTTCGCCGCCGTATTGCTGCAAGGAGAGAAAGGGGGCGATCGGCTCCTGATGTCGGCGCACCACCTGTCGATCGATGCGATGTCATGGACCATTCTGCTCGATGATCTGACGGCGCTTTGTCAGGACCAGACATTGCCAGATCCGATGGTTCCCTTTGCCGCCTGGGCTGATGCCCTGCACGGCCATGCGGCGCGTGGGGCCTTCGCAGGGCATGCCGATTATTGGCTGCAGCTCCTGCAGGGAGCTCCGGTTGCCGGTGCGGACATGGCCGCAGATGCCGGGTTCGAGAGCGAATTGGTGCGGTTCACACGCGATGAGACGGACCGTCTCCTCGCAATTGTTCCTGCTACCGCAAATCCCGGTGATTTCCTCCTGCTGGCGATCATGGCTGCGGTTGGCGGCGGAACTCTGGTTGACATGGAATCGATGGGCCGTCGTCTGAGCGAGGTCCCAATTGATCCGTCGCGAACGGTCGGATGGTTCACCGCGATTGCGCCCTTTCGGCTTCCGGCCCGCCTGCCCGAGGAGCTCGATCTCGCAATGCGCGAGGTCTCGCAGCGTCGTCTGGAATGGGAGGACCATGCCGCGAGCTATGGAATTCTCGCCGGCCGCGACGACGCCACGGCAAGGCAGCTGTGTTCCGCACCGCCACGGCAGGTTCTGTTCAACTGGCTCGGCCGTCTGGACCGCATCTGTCCCGAAGACGGCCCGTTTGAACTGTTGGATCAAGAGCCCGGTCTTTTGCGTAGCCCCGATCGGGCTCGCCCGTATCCGGTCGAGCTCAATGCATGGTTGATCGGCGGGCAATTGAACCTGCACTGGACGCTGCCCGCGAAGGGACGGCAGCGCGAGCGCGCGCGTATGGTCGCCGCGAGCGTTCGCAGGACGCTGCTCGAGCGGGCCGAGCCAATTGGCGCGATCGAAACGGACCTTTCCAGCGAAGAGCTTGCCGTCGCGCTGGCAAGCATGAACCTATAGGTGGTCGGAGAGGGCGTGTGAGCAGCCTAGACAGCATCACAGGCGTCTTCAGCTTGAGCCCTACGCAGCGGGGAATGCTGCTTGGCGTCGACGCGAGACGGGACCAGTCGGCACATATCGTCTGCTTTGCCTGTCGCCTGGCCGGCGAGTTGCGTCTGGCCGAATTCGAGCGCGCCTGGCGACGGGTGTTGCGACGCCACTCGATTTTGCGCACAGGTTTTAGTGGGGATGGCAAAGCAGAGATTTTCCAGTTCGCACGCGCAGATGTCGATCTTCCGTTCGAAGTTCTCACTGACGGCCGGTCGCTCGACGCGTATATCGCCATCGACGGGCGACGCCGGTTTGATCTGGACCGTCCGCCGCTCATCCGGGTCGCTGTCCTGCTGCAAGCACCAGGTGCCGCCGAACTGGTGCTTACTCACCATCACGCGGTGATGGATGGCTGGGCGTTGCGTCATATCCTTGACGAGGTCATGGCGTGCTACGGAGCGGAGTGCGCCGGCACCGAGCCCGAATTGCCGACGGCCGTACCGTTCAGCCGGTTCATTCGCTGGTGGCGGCGGCGCGACGCTGGGTCCGACTCATCATTCTGGCAACAAAGGCTCGCAGGGTTCAATGATCCGGTTCCGATCGGTGCCGCGAAGCGACCGACCGGGCCTGCCGATGGCTACGGCGTCAAGGATTGGCGGGGCACTCCGGATCTTGCTGACGCTGTTCGCCATTGTGCTCAGCGTCTCCGGATAACTCCGGCACTCCTGATGCAGGCGGCCTGGGCGCTGACGCTCGCGCATCTGAGCGGGCGCTCGGACATCGTGATCGGCGTGACCTCATCCGGCCGATCCGCCGGGTTCGATGGCGCTGATCAGGTTGTCGGGCCGTTGATGGTGACGCTTCCTCAGCGGTTTATTGTCGATGTGCGCGCCGACGTTGGAGCGTGGTTATCCAATGCGGCACGTGGCGCGCTTGATGCGGCCCAGTACGAGCACGCGGATTCGGTGGCGATTCGAGAAGCCGCTGCTGTTCCCGTCAGTCGCACGTTGTTCGAGAGCGTCGTGGTTGTACAGAATCTGCCAGTCGAGTCGGTACGATTGACTGTGGCTGGACTGACGCTCGATCTCTCCGACGTCCGCGTCGAAGGAGGTCAGGGCACATATCCGCTGGTGCTGTCTGTCTTTGCGGGCGAGGCGCTCGCCTTTCGATTGGTCTACAGCCGTGCCAGGTTCGATGACAGCGATCTCCCTGAGATTGTTCACGCATTCGAGACCGCGCTGGTCCGGCTGTGCCGCGCTGCGAGCTCCACACTCGGCGAGGTTCTGCAGGGAATGCCCTCAGCGGCCCAGGGGCGCTGGATTGCGCCCGCCGCGCCAGTCTTCGTGGCGCCGATAGGACCCCTCGAATTGCAGATCGCGGAGGCGTGGCGAGACATCTTCAGGCGGCCGGTTGGGCGCGATGACGGCTTTCTCGATAGCGGGGGTAACTCAATTCTTGCGCTCGAGCTCGCAGCTTCGCTATCGCGGCGTCTGGGGTTCGAGATACCTCTGAAATGGATCTTTGAGGATGGCTCCGTTGCTCGCCTCGCGGCGCGGCTCGAGGACCCGACCGAATTGACAGAGGCGGTGTCGCCGCTTGTTCCTGATGCCTCTAACCGGGAGCGGCCATTTCCTCTGACCGAGGTTCAAAGAGCCTACTGGGTTGGGCGCGCACGCGGCTTCGAGCTTGGCGGGATCAATTCATTCACGCTCCTGGAAGTGGCGATCGGTCGGGTCGAGCCCTACGAGCTTGAAACAGCCTGGAATCGCTTGGTGGAACGGCACCCGATGCTACGGGCGGAACTGACGAGCGACGGACAGCAGCGGATTCGCCCGACCGTTCCGTGGATGCCGCTCGGGCATCGCGATTTTTCGCACCTGTCGGGGACGGCGCTGGAGCAGGCCCAGCAGGAGTTGCGGAACGAGATGCGCGGTCAGGTCGCGGATCCGACCCGCTGGCCGCTGTTCTCGCTATGCATATCAGAGTTCGCCGACGGTGAGCGGCGTCTCAATGTGGCATACGATCCGATCGTCTGCGATGCCGGCAGTATCCGGCTGATCGCGAACGAATTGGCGATGCTGATTGCCGAACCGACCGTTGATCTGCCGCCTTTGGCGGTCGATTTCCGCGACTACGTGCTTGGAATAGGCCGGCTCCGCGATGGTCCGGCTGGCGCACGCGCCTCGGACTACTGGAACAGGCGGATCGATCAGTTGCCGGCGGCGCCGGAGCTACCCGTTGTACCGGGCCGGTCGGATGCCGCTCCGTGCTTCAAGCGTCGAAATGCGACGCTTCATGCGGATGCCTGGCTCCGGCTGCAGGCCAGGTGTCAGGAAGCCAGGATCACCCCCTCGGCGCTCCTGATGGCGATCTATGCCTCGGTCGTCGCGGACTGGTCCAGAACGCGCCATTTCGCTTTGAACATTACGTTGTTCAACCGGGCGCCCCTGCATCCTGACGTAGCTCGTATGGTCGGCGATTTCACCTCGCTCACGCTTCTTGAGGTCGACTTGAGGCAAGTCCAATCGCTGGCCGAGCTGGCAGGCCGGATGCATACCCAGCTGTTGAACGATCTCGAGCATCGAATCGTCGATGGTGTCGAGGTCATGCGCCGTCTGTCGAGTCGCACGGCTGCCGGTCAGCTGGTCATGCCGGTCGTCTTCACAAGTACACTTGGGCAACAGTCCCTCGATCCAGGAGGGACGACACCGATTGGTCACCTGGTTCAGGGATACGGGCAAACGCCTCAGGTCTATCTCGATTGTCAAGTCGGTGAGTGGGGCGGCGATCTACATTGCTGGTGGGATTGTCTGGATGAACGGCTGCAGCCGGGCGTCGCCGAGGATATGTTCGCTGCATTCAACGGCCTGCTGCAGCGACTGTCCGAGGACGTGGCTGCGATGGGTCGCATCCTGCCGGCCCTTATTCCACCAGCGAGCCTCGCGACACGTGCGCGAGTGAACGAGACGCGATCGCCGATCGCGGAAGACACGCTGGATCAGTTGTTTCTGCGAAGCGTCGAATGTGCTCCGGATGCGCCGGCACTCATCAGCCGGCATTCGGTCATGACCTATCGAGAGCTCGAACGTGCGTCCTTGGCGCTTGCTCTTCGGGTCGCCGAGACGGCCGGCGCCGCCGAACCAGTCGCCATTTTCGCAAAGCACGCCCATCCGCTGGCGATCGCGTCGATGGCGGTGCTGCGTGCAGGCAAGGCGTTTACCCGCATCGATCCGGCTTGGCCCTTGGAGCGGCAACGGATCGTGCTGGCCATCGCAGGCTGTCGGACGGCACTGGTCGATAGTGAGGCCGACATCGATTTGCCGGCCGACATCGCTCGGATGCCGATACGATCGGAAACGATAGCAGATCCCGCACCGATCAGCAGTCGCGCGCCGGACTCGACTGCCTATGTGATGTTTACGTCCGGATCAACCGGTACTCCAAAGGGAGTCACGATCACTCATCGTGCAGCAGTCAACACCATTTTCGACATCAACCGGCGTCTGACACTGACTCGTGACGATCGCGTCCTGGCCGTTTCGGCGGCAACATTCGACCTGTCGATCTATGATTTGTTTGGTCCGCTCGCGGTGGGCGGAACGATGGTTTGTATCGAGCCCGACGAGTGGCGAAATCCGCTGGCGTGGATGACGGCGATCGCCCGCCATGGTGTGACAGTGTGGAATTCTACTCCCGCACTGATGGAAATGCTGGTGGACCAGGCGGAATCGGCCGGGCAACCGCGAAGCCTCGGGTCACTTCGCGCAGTTCTGCTGAGCGGCGACTGGATTCCTCTTGCGTTGCCGCAGCGAGTGCGGCGGCTTGCTCCGGAGGCATCCTGCATCGGTCTTGGTGGCGCGACCGAGGCCGCGATCTGGTCGACTTGGCATCCGCTCGACAAGGCTGAAGCCGAATGGTCAAGCTATCCGTATGGCGCGCCGCTTGCGAACCAGACGACCCATGTTCTCAATGAATGGCTGCAGCCGTGTCCCGACTGGGTTGCGGGCACGCTCTATATCGGAGGCGTCGGTGTTGCGACTGGCTATTGGGCGCGGCCGGACCTGACCGAAGCTGCCTTTATCGTTCATCCGGAAACGGGCGAGCGCCTGTTCAAGACGGGAGACCTGGCGCGCTTCCGGCCGGACGGAAAGCTCGAATTTCTCGGTCGGGAAGACGGACAAGTGAAGGTCCGCGGGCACCGGATAGAACTTGGAGAGATCGAGACGGCATTGGCCAATCACCCGGATATCCTGGCGGCCGTTGCTCTCGCCGATCGACGGGGCATTTCGGCCTACTGCGTCGGAAAGCCGGATCGCCAATCTCCGGACTCGGATCGAATTCAACGGTATCTGACGAGCGCGCTGCCATACTACATGGTGCCCCGCGACATCCATGTCATCGAGACACTTCCTCTCACTGCGAACGGAAAGGTCGATCGGTCCGCGCTCGCCGCACTCGCCGTTCGGCCAGAGCCGAAGACTGGAGAGGCGAGGCGGATCGGAGAGCTGACGGAGATCGTCGCCACAGCCGCGGCGGGGCTGATCGGAATCGACACGCTGCAGGCGGACGACGATTTCTTCGCGGCCGGCGGAGACTCGATCTCGGGGACGCAGCTCATCGGGCGCCTGGGCGTCCTGACAGGCCGGACGATTGCGTTGCCGCGGCTGTTCGAGTTGCGCACGCCGGGCGCGATAGCGGAAGCTCTGTTGAACGAGGGTGCTGCAGCCGCGAGCGCGATCCCGCGACTTCCGGCTACGACAAGTGCGCCGGCCAGCATGGCCCAGCGCCGTTTCTGGCTGCTCGATCGTTTCCAGCCTGGTGACCCGCGCTATGTCATTGCCGGCTCGCTCGAGCTCCGCGGAGCGGTGGACATCGTTGCGCTCGCTGCCGCAGTCTCGGATCTCGTCACGCGTCATGAGCCCCTGCGGACCACCCTTGACGAAGTTGCCGGCGAGCTCGTCCAGATCATCCACGAGCCGCCCGAACGGCCGCTTCATATCTTCCAGGTCGCCGCGTCGGGCGAAGCCCTTGCAGCGCTTTTCCGCGAGTTCGCCTCGCTGCCCTTCGATCTGAGCCGGGAAGCTCCTGCCCGCTTTCGCTTGCTGCAGATCGCGCCCGAGCGCAGCATCTTCCAGTTCTCAATCCATCATATCGCCTGCGATGCCTGGTCGCTCGGTGTCATCAGCGCGGACATTTCCCGTGCCTATGCCTTCCATCGGGGCAAGGCGCCGCCGCCTGCTGCGCTGTCGTTGCGATACGCCGATTTTGCCGGCTGGGAACGCCAGCAGATGCGCGGCGAACGAATTGCCGAGGCCCGCCGCTGGTGGGGTGCCCGCCTTACCGGACTTGGTTCCCAGAAACTGTCGATCCTGGCAGGTCCGACTCGGGAGCAGCATCGGGTATTTCCGGTCGAGCTCGACGAGCCGACTTGCCGGCGTCTGGAGGGGTGTGCGACGCGAGCCGGCGCCACGCTTTATACGGTGCTGCTCGCGGTCTTCGCCGCCGCTCTCCGCGTACATGGCGGACGTGATGACATCGTCATCGCCAGTTCGGTATCCGGGCGCACGCACTCAGAGCTCGAAAATCTGGTCGGCTGTTTCATCAATCTCATTCTCATTCGCATCGATCTGAGCTCTGCGCCATCGCTGGACGAAGTGGTCAAACGTTCGCAGGGCTTCATTGCCGGTGCATTGATGCGGCAGGACTTGCCTTTTGAGGAGATCGCTGCCGCCGCGCGGGCCGCCGGCGCGGGCGACGAATCGCCATACGTCGCGGTGTTCGTTCTGCAGAACACGCCGCCGGGCCGGATCTCATTGGACGAACTTGAGGTCTCGATGCCCGACCATTCGCTCGGGCTCAGCCGCTACGCCCTGCATCTGCACTTGCATCGGGCGGACGGTAAGTTGCGCGGAGCACTGAGAACGAATGCAGAGATCGTCGGCCGAGGTTTGGGCGCTGAGCTTGCCGAGCTGTTCGCGCGACTCTGCGAGGCGGCATCGGCCGAGCCGGCCACCGCGCTGCAGAGTCTGCTTGAACGGATCGGCGGCGGGCAGACGCGTCGCCGTGTCCATCAGACCCGCTTGAACCGGATGCTGCGCACGCAGGGTAGTTCGCTGCAAGAGGTCGCCGACAATGAATGAGCGCAAGCAATTTCCACTGTCGAGGCGGGCGCTCCCCAGGGCGCTGCCAACGGACCCATCGGGGCTGGTCGAGTATCACGATGAGGTCGACAGCGTTCCACTCCTGATGCTGTGCCCACGCTTCGACGGATTGGTGCTCACGCGATGGCTCGGCGAGAATGGACCGCTGCTCCGGGAACTGGTCACGAGGTCAGGCGCCGTTCTGCTTCGCGGCTTTTCAGATCCATCTGCGGAGGCCTTGAGCGCTGGCTTGAGCACCCTCGGCGACGGCCGTGGTCCCGAGGCGTATGTCAATCGCTCGACGCCGAGGCTCTCTGTGGGCGGCAACATCTACACCGCGACGGAATACCCCGCAGACCGTGTCATCCCGCCCCATAATGAAATGTCGTATACGGCGCGGTGGCCGCTGTTCCTTGGACTCATGTGTGTGCAGCCTGCCGAGACCGGGGGCGAAACCCCGATCTATGACAGTCGGAAGGTGCTCGCAGCCATTCCGCAGGAGGTGCGGGAGGCCTTCGAGCGCCACGGTGTGCTGTATCTGCGGACGCTCGCGCCGGGCATCGATCTTCCATGGCAAGAGGTGTTCCAGCTCGACGACCCGGTCGCTGTCGAGGCGTTCTGCAACGAGCAGAATATCCGCTGCGATTGGCTCGATCGCGACACACTGAGGATCGCGGAATGTCATCCGGCCGTGCGACGACATCCGCGAACGCGCGAGGAGGTCTGGTTCAATCAGGCTCATCTTTTTCATCATCTCGCGCTTGGTCATGGAACTGCCCGGGTTCTCTCAAGTGCCGTCGGGGCAGACCGATTGCCGCGCGATGCGCAGTTTGGTGATGGGACCGCAATACCGGCCGACATGTTGGAGGCCGTCAAGGCGGCATATGCGGCCAGTGCCATGAGTTTCTTCTGGCAGCCGGGTGACATGTTGCTGTTGGACAACATGATGTTCGCTCACGCGCGCAACAGCTACGGCGGAAAGCGGCGTGTGCTGGCCGGGATGACTGCGTTTGTGGACGGCGTCAGATTGGAAGACTTCGATAGATGACCGGCATGACAAACAAGCTGGCTCGACTTGCTCCGCAGCAACGCTATCTTTCGGAAGCGTTTGCCGGCGCGGCGCCCGACAACGTGCCACGCGCGGTCATCGTGCTGGAGATCGAGGGCACATCTCCCTCCATCGAGGATCTGAGGAGCGCCGCGAGCAGATTGGCCGCGCGGGCCGAAATCCTGCGAACCCGCTTTCAGGCGTTGCCGGGCCACTCCCTGCCGGTCCAGTCAATCGCTCCGGTTCTGTCGCCGGATGTCACGATCGGCGATGCGAGCGATCGTGATCCCCTCGCCACGATGTGGGAGTCGGCAATCGACCAAGAGTCATCTTCGCCTCTTGCAATTGTGCTTGGTAATGGACGTGTGGTGGTCAGATTACCAGCGCTCTGCGCAGATGCCCGCACGCTTGATCTTGTGACCGAGCTTCTGGTCTCTCCGTCAGCGGCTGGTGCCGTTCCGATCGAATTTGCCGAGGTCGCGGAGTGGCTCTGCGATTTCACGTGTGAACGCGCAGCCGCGGAGTCGGTGTGGTGGCAAGCCCGCGCATTCCCGACACCGCTGCTCCCGTTCGAGAGGCCGAGTACGCATCGAAACTTCATTGCGCTGCATTGGGCTGTGCCAAAGTCGCTCCACGAACGAGTAAGCCTGCATGCTGGAAAGCGCGATGTTAGCGAGGAGGCATGCTGGCTCACCGCTTGGTGGATCGTGCTTGCGCGGATCGCGCAGGCAGGACTTGCGATTGCCGTCGAGTTCGATGGACGCCGTTACGATGGGCTGGAGGATTGTCTCGGACCGCTCGCGCGCCGTGCGCCGCTGGGGTGGGCCTATGACGGTCGTTTGTCGGTCGAGGAAATTGTCCGGGCGGTACAACGGGACCTTGAGCTGGGACGCGACCGCGTCGAGCATTTTGATCCGCGAAACGACGGTTCGCTTGGCCGGTTCGGCTTCGCGTGGCGGTCAGGGAAGGCCGTCTTCACAGGATCCGGACTGACGTTGCGGCCGCTGGCGCGAAGGATTCACGCAGGTCCATTCGCTGCGGACCTGTGCTTCGAGCACAGAACGGCGTCCGACCGGGTCACGCTGGACGCGACGCTTCTGATTGAGGCGGGTTCGATCGAAGCCGGGGCGGGCGAGGAGCTCAAGCGCCT encodes:
- a CDS encoding non-ribosomal peptide synthetase produces the protein MSSLDSITGVFSLSPTQRGMLLGVDARRDQSAHIVCFACRLAGELRLAEFERAWRRVLRRHSILRTGFSGDGKAEIFQFARADVDLPFEVLTDGRSLDAYIAIDGRRRFDLDRPPLIRVAVLLQAPGAAELVLTHHHAVMDGWALRHILDEVMACYGAECAGTEPELPTAVPFSRFIRWWRRRDAGSDSSFWQQRLAGFNDPVPIGAAKRPTGPADGYGVKDWRGTPDLADAVRHCAQRLRITPALLMQAAWALTLAHLSGRSDIVIGVTSSGRSAGFDGADQVVGPLMVTLPQRFIVDVRADVGAWLSNAARGALDAAQYEHADSVAIREAAAVPVSRTLFESVVVVQNLPVESVRLTVAGLTLDLSDVRVEGGQGTYPLVLSVFAGEALAFRLVYSRARFDDSDLPEIVHAFETALVRLCRAASSTLGEVLQGMPSAAQGRWIAPAAPVFVAPIGPLELQIAEAWRDIFRRPVGRDDGFLDSGGNSILALELAASLSRRLGFEIPLKWIFEDGSVARLAARLEDPTELTEAVSPLVPDASNRERPFPLTEVQRAYWVGRARGFELGGINSFTLLEVAIGRVEPYELETAWNRLVERHPMLRAELTSDGQQRIRPTVPWMPLGHRDFSHLSGTALEQAQQELRNEMRGQVADPTRWPLFSLCISEFADGERRLNVAYDPIVCDAGSIRLIANELAMLIAEPTVDLPPLAVDFRDYVLGIGRLRDGPAGARASDYWNRRIDQLPAAPELPVVPGRSDAAPCFKRRNATLHADAWLRLQARCQEARITPSALLMAIYASVVADWSRTRHFALNITLFNRAPLHPDVARMVGDFTSLTLLEVDLRQVQSLAELAGRMHTQLLNDLEHRIVDGVEVMRRLSSRTAAGQLVMPVVFTSTLGQQSLDPGGTTPIGHLVQGYGQTPQVYLDCQVGEWGGDLHCWWDCLDERLQPGVAEDMFAAFNGLLQRLSEDVAAMGRILPALIPPASLATRARVNETRSPIAEDTLDQLFLRSVECAPDAPALISRHSVMTYRELERASLALALRVAETAGAAEPVAIFAKHAHPLAIASMAVLRAGKAFTRIDPAWPLERQRIVLAIAGCRTALVDSEADIDLPADIARMPIRSETIADPAPISSRAPDSTAYVMFTSGSTGTPKGVTITHRAAVNTIFDINRRLTLTRDDRVLAVSAATFDLSIYDLFGPLAVGGTMVCIEPDEWRNPLAWMTAIARHGVTVWNSTPALMEMLVDQAESAGQPRSLGSLRAVLLSGDWIPLALPQRVRRLAPEASCIGLGGATEAAIWSTWHPLDKAEAEWSSYPYGAPLANQTTHVLNEWLQPCPDWVAGTLYIGGVGVATGYWARPDLTEAAFIVHPETGERLFKTGDLARFRPDGKLEFLGREDGQVKVRGHRIELGEIETALANHPDILAAVALADRRGISAYCVGKPDRQSPDSDRIQRYLTSALPYYMVPRDIHVIETLPLTANGKVDRSALAALAVRPEPKTGEARRIGELTEIVATAAAGLIGIDTLQADDDFFAAGGDSISGTQLIGRLGVLTGRTIALPRLFELRTPGAIAEALLNEGAAAASAIPRLPATTSAPASMAQRRFWLLDRFQPGDPRYVIAGSLELRGAVDIVALAAAVSDLVTRHEPLRTTLDEVAGELVQIIHEPPERPLHIFQVAASGEALAALFREFASLPFDLSREAPARFRLLQIAPERSIFQFSIHHIACDAWSLGVISADISRAYAFHRGKAPPPAALSLRYADFAGWERQQMRGERIAEARRWWGARLTGLGSQKLSILAGPTREQHRVFPVELDEPTCRRLEGCATRAGATLYTVLLAVFAAALRVHGGRDDIVIASSVSGRTHSELENLVGCFINLILIRIDLSSAPSLDEVVKRSQGFIAGALMRQDLPFEEIAAAARAAGAGDESPYVAVFVLQNTPPGRISLDELEVSMPDHSLGLSRYALHLHLHRADGKLRGALRTNAEIVGRGLGAELAELFARLCEAASAEPATALQSLLERIGGGQTRRRVHQTRLNRMLRTQGSSLQEVADNE
- a CDS encoding TauD/TfdA family dioxygenase, whose product is MNERKQFPLSRRALPRALPTDPSGLVEYHDEVDSVPLLMLCPRFDGLVLTRWLGENGPLLRELVTRSGAVLLRGFSDPSAEALSAGLSTLGDGRGPEAYVNRSTPRLSVGGNIYTATEYPADRVIPPHNEMSYTARWPLFLGLMCVQPAETGGETPIYDSRKVLAAIPQEVREAFERHGVLYLRTLAPGIDLPWQEVFQLDDPVAVEAFCNEQNIRCDWLDRDTLRIAECHPAVRRHPRTREEVWFNQAHLFHHLALGHGTARVLSSAVGADRLPRDAQFGDGTAIPADMLEAVKAAYAASAMSFFWQPGDMLLLDNMMFAHARNSYGGKRRVLAGMTAFVDGVRLEDFDR